DNA from Kitasatospora viridis:
GAGCTGCGCCCGCAGGCCGCGACCGCCGGGGTCGACGCCACCGTGCTGGTGCAGACGATCTGCGTGCCCGAGGAGACGCCCGAGTTCCTGGCGCTGGCCGCCGCCGACCCGCTGGTGGCCGGCGTCGTCGGCTGGACCGACCTGACCTCGCCCGCCGTCGCCGACGCCCTCGCCGAGCTGCGTGAACTTCCGGGCGGCGAGCGGCTGGTGGGGATCCGCCACCAGGTCCAGGGCGAGGCCGACCCGGAGTGGCTGCTGCGCCCGAAGGTGGACCGGGGGCTGGCCGCGGTCGCTCAGGCCGGACTGGTCTACGACCTGGTGCTGCGCCCCGAGCAGCTGTCGGCGGCCGTCGAGGCCGCCCGATCCCGGCCCGAACTGACCTTCGTGCTGGACCACTTGGGCGCTCCCCCGATCCGCCCCCGCACTCCGGACAGCTGGGCAGCCGACCTGCGCGCGCTGGCCGGGCTCCCCAACACCGTGGCCAAGCTCTCCGGCCTGGTCACCCAGGCCGACTGGCACGCCTGGGACATCGCGGACCTGCGGTCCTGCGTCTCGGTGGCGCTGGAGGCCTTCGGCCCGCAGCGGCTGATGTTCGGCTCGGACTGGCCGGTGTGCACGCTGGCGGCCGACTACACACAAGTGGTCGCGACCACGAGCGAGTTGCTGGCGGACCTGTCGGCTGACGAGCGGCGCGAGGTCCTCAGCGGGACGGCGGCCCGCGTCTACGGGCTGTGACGCAGGCGTAAGGGGGTGAGGGGCGGACGCAGCTGCGTCCGCCCCTCACCCCTTTCGCGCCGCCGCGTCAGTCGAGGTGGAAGACCTCCTCCGCCGGCGCCCACCACTCGCCCGACTCCGCGCTGTCCAGCGGCTGCTGGCAGGGGTCGGTGCGGGTCCACCACTCGCGGGTGACGGGGCACTCGCCGATCCGGGCGGAGTCGGCCGCCCAGTCCTCGCCGCTGTATTCCAGGTAGCTGAAGAGCAGTCCGTCGCGCAGGAAGATCGAGTAGTTGCGGATGTTGGCGCGCTTGAGGGTCGCGAGCACCTCGGGCCAGGCCGCGGCGTGCAGCGCGCGATACTCGGCCTCCAGTTCCGGGCGCAGGCGGATGACCGTCGCGAAGCGTTGAACTGGCATGATGTCAGCTCTTTCTGATGGATGGTCAAG
Protein-coding regions in this window:
- a CDS encoding L-rhamnose mutarotase, whose translation is MPVQRFATVIRLRPELEAEYRALHAAAWPEVLATLKRANIRNYSIFLRDGLLFSYLEYSGEDWAADSARIGECPVTREWWTRTDPCQQPLDSAESGEWWAPAEEVFHLD
- a CDS encoding amidohydrolase family protein, which translates into the protein MPVIDAHQHVWDLAVRDQGWLTGPELAPLRRDFTMDELRPQAATAGVDATVLVQTICVPEETPEFLALAAADPLVAGVVGWTDLTSPAVADALAELRELPGGERLVGIRHQVQGEADPEWLLRPKVDRGLAAVAQAGLVYDLVLRPEQLSAAVEAARSRPELTFVLDHLGAPPIRPRTPDSWAADLRALAGLPNTVAKLSGLVTQADWHAWDIADLRSCVSVALEAFGPQRLMFGSDWPVCTLAADYTQVVATTSELLADLSADERREVLSGTAARVYGL